The following DNA comes from Teredinibacter haidensis.
TGCGGGTAATGCCAGCTAAACCAAATTGTTAAAGAGCAACAATATAGCTTGGCTTAGTAAATAATTTGTTGGTGGTTGTTTGGCTTCGTTCCAACCATCTTTGCGTCGGCTAAGTCAGAATATTGAAGAAGGGTCTTTGAGTAAGGTATTGTGGTCCTCACTAGAAAGTTCGGTACGGTTCCGCTTATAACAAATTGCTTAAACATCGTTCCGGCCAAAAGACGGCCTCCACTGGACGCAGCAAGCTGCGCCGTTTAGCAAAACGTTATAAGCGCTCGTAGTTGGTTGTAAGGTTTTTACGTGTTTCAATTGAGAAACGAGCTTTCTGAGAGCTTTGTGTAACCACTTTTAAGCTAAAGGGCCGCCTGTCGGCCGCCATAATTTGAGGTTAAGAGCGTTCGTTCCCGGTGCGGGTAATGCCAGCCAAACTAAATTGTTAAAGAGCAACAATATAGCTTGGCTTAGTAAACAATTTGTTGGTGGTTGTTTGACTTCGTTTCAACCATCTTTGCGTCGGCTAAGTCAAAATATTGAAGAAGGGTCTTTGAGTAAGGTATTGTGGTCCTCACTAGCAGGTTCAGTGCGGTTCCGCTTATAACAAATTACTTAAACATCGTTCCGGCCGAAAAGACGGCCTCCACTGGACGCAGCAAGCTGCGCCGTTTAGCAAAACGTTATGTGTAAGCGAGTATGAGGATGGAGTGGTCTCAAATCGAAATATTTAAAGGTATTGATCTTAACGATTCATTTGTTCTGAGTTGGTATTACGAAGCTGATAATGTATCTTTCGAATTGGACGCAAGTATTTGGCCTGAATCCGAGTATTACTCAACGCCTAAGAAAAATGAATATACCTGTTACCGAAAAGCAACACTTGAGTTTGTGGGGGTAAAGAAGGTGAGTGGCTTAAAGTTAAGAGAGTTAGTTCAGCCAACTACAGATCCTGATGGATCAGTTGATTACGGCAAAATTGACGAACTCAATGTTGCCGATGATTCATTTCTTGTTGTGGGTGATTTTGGCAAAGTTAATATTCAAGGTGGGGAACTTCGATTTGAAGTCCACACATAACAAAAAGCTGCACCTGACAAATATTGCTACGCTCGTTTTTGTGTATGTCGCGTAGCTCCATTCTACACAAAAACGCTCTCTAGCAATATTTGCAGGTGAGCTTGGCGTTATGCATCACCAAAGCGTATCAATTATCTCACTTGAGATAAGGTTTTGATCTGCGGTTATGAGCTGAGCGTTTTGAATTATTGATGTGGCGGAAATAATTCTATCGGCGGGGTCCTTGTTTATTTCTGGTCCGAGACTTACAGACAGTTCTGCAATTTCCGGGGAAATTTGAATGACTGAAATATTTCTCGTTTGCAGGTACAAATTTACAAAGTTGGAGGCGGTAGTGTCTATTTTAATCCGCTCTTTGTGTACGAGCATTGCTATTTCCCAGATAGTAATGTCGGAAATAATAAGCGCATTAAACTCGTCCGCTTTGTTTATGGCACTTAAAGCTCTATCTGTAAGTTGTTGGCGGTCAAGGGCATCCCATATAACAGCGCAGGTATCGAGAAGAATCATATATTCGCGTCCCACTCTGAGTCTATTGGTGCAACAACGTCAGTAATCTTGGCGCTTTTAGCCAGTAGCTCTAATTGCTGTTGGGCCAGTTGCTTTTGGTTTATAGGGGGCGCTATGGTGG
Coding sequences within:
- a CDS encoding type II toxin-antitoxin system VapC family toxin, whose protein sequence is MILLDTCAVIWDALDRQQLTDRALSAINKADEFNALIISDITIWEIAMLVHKERIKIDTTASNFVNLYLQTRNISVIQISPEIAELSVSLGPEINKDPADRIISATSIIQNAQLITADQNLISSEIIDTLW
- a CDS encoding type II toxin-antitoxin system Phd/YefM family antitoxin; its protein translation is MQTVNISDFRANLLKYLEKANGGEQISVTTNGKLIATIAPPINQKQLAQQQLELLAKSAKITDVVAPIDSEWDANI